One Gigantopelta aegis isolate Gae_Host chromosome 1, Gae_host_genome, whole genome shotgun sequence genomic region harbors:
- the LOC121380148 gene encoding uncharacterized protein LOC121380148: MVPNKTMRYDRKNLDDAVTAVRNRLMGYKKASKVFGVPKTTIIDHVCGRYTSGSRPGRPPVLPPKIEEALVKKVIEAANKGFGISKKQLRLCTSLKIKTPFKNGCPGDDWWQGLKMRHPELVLRKPEKLTTSRARMLNRPVVQKYFDELNTVMNTLDITKKPHLIWNLDETGKQFEHTPVHICSAKGKRNVTSRVSNSRENITVLACVNACGQAMPPMCVCKGKTEKSLCPFATLDAPEGTYQERAWMCDVIGEEWFREVFLKHCGPERPQLLILDSHSSHEVIGLLKNAAEENISILALPPHTTHALQPLDKAVFGPFSKAYNRTCTEFLSEHPSHFINKATWPRIFRKAWDDGITCENITAGFRSTGIYPLNPKAVSESLFAPSLAFDKPLPQPQTSKSNHTLSSPTGPSIDSFDKELVNDTANIKESTSSDSAMSDTSRSESSPTLNSINSEPEDADLSALAMSVLMGNDDQLALSPAVLSSELPATCVPSSAGSLLENLSMGGSTLDHVTWNLELDNIFSLPKVAADMSAKSKRSLTGHRILTSEQVLAQKRAAIEDKTRKLQQKAERKRKVELKKIK; encoded by the coding sequence ATGGTACCAAATAAAACTATGCGATACGATCGAAAGAATTTGGATGATGCAGTGACCGCGGTGCGAAACCGGTTGATGGGATATAAAAAAGCAAGCAAAGTGTTTGGAGTCCCTAAAACAACTATCATCGACCACGTTTGCGGCCGATATACAAGTGGTTCGAGGCCTGGAAGACCGCCTGTTCTGCCACCAAAGATTGAAGAAGCTCTGGTAAAGAAGGTCATAGAAGCTGCCAACAAAGGTTTCGGCATCAGCAAAAAACAACTGCGCCTTTGTACATCTTTGAAAATTAAGACCCCTTTTAAAAATGGTTGCCCCGGGGATGATTGGTGGCAGGGCTTAAAAATGCGCCACCCAGAGCTTGTACTTAGAAAGCCCGAGAAGTTGACAACTTCTCGTGCTAGAATGCTTAACCGCCCTGTCgttcaaaaatattttgatgagcTAAATACTGTCATGAATACTCTTGACATTACAAAAAAGCCCCATCTCATTTGGAATTTAGATGAGACTGGAAAACAGTTCGAGCACACCCCAGTACACATATGTTCAGCAAAAGGGAAACGTAATGTAACGAGCAGGGTTTCAAACTCTAGGGAGAATATTACTGTGTTAGCATGCGTAAATGCATGTGGTCAGGCAATGCCTCCCATGTGTGTTTGCAAGGGAAAAACCGAAAAATCACTCTGTCCTTTTGCCACTCTTGACGCTCCAGAGGGGACTTATCAAGAGAGGGCGTGGATGTGTGATGTCATTGGGGAGGAATGGTTCCGGGAAGTATTTCTCAAGCACTGTGGCCCTGAGCGGCCACAGCTCTTGATCCTTGACTCCCATAGTTCCCATGAGGTAATTGGCTTGCTTAAAAATGCAGCAGAAGAGAACATTTCAATATTGGCTTTGCCACCCCACACCACACATGCATTGCAGCCACTTGATAAGGCAGTTTTTGGCCCTTTTTCTAAGGCATATAACAGAACCTGCACGGAGTTCCTTTCCGAACATCCGTCGcattttattaataaagcaACTTGGCCACGTATTTTCCGGAAAGCATGGGATGACGGTATTACTTGTGAAAACATCACAGCAGGCTTTCGCTCCACCGGTATTTATCCACTTAACCCAAAGGCCGTCTCAGAATCCCTTTTTGCACCATCTTTGGCATTTGATAAACCTCTTCCACAACCACAAACATCCAAATCAAACCACACATTGTCTAGTCCTACAGGCCCGTCTATTGATTCATTTGACAAAGAATTAGTCAATGACACTGCCAATATCAAAGAATCAACATCTTCAGACTCCGCAATGTCAGACACATCTAGATCCGAAAGTTCACCAACTCTAAACTCCATCAACTCGGAGCCTGAAGATGCTGACCTCTCTGCACTGGCGATGTCTGTTCTTATGGGGAATGATGATCAATTAGCATTGTCGCCTGCAGTTTTGTCTTCAGAACTGCCAGCTACTTGTGTACCATCTTCTGCTGGGTCTTTGTTAGAAAACCTATCAATGGGAGGCTCCACTTTAGATCATGTTACTTGGAACTTGGAGTTAGACAATATATTTTCACTGCCAAAGGTAGCTGCAGACATGTCTGCTAAGTCAAAGCGTTCATTAACAGGACACAGAATTCTTACCAGTGAACAGGTTCTAGCACAAAAAAGGGCAGCAATAGaggacaaaacaagaaaattacaacaaaaagcGGAACGCAAAAGGAaagttgaattaaaaaaaatcaaatga
- the LOC121374877 gene encoding thialysine N-epsilon-acetyltransferase-like — MATFKIRPAAVEDCEEIFRMSEELNIDEKLPGSSEYVTVESLKQGGFGDEKFFHAIVVETIEPADGLPKKNTEEESTNQNCSTDNSTLPDSLVEKAANQRSRLLGYATYSFCFGTYGPGRVLFLQDIYVEKEHRRKDIGKALFIELAKIALSKRCQEVNWHAFSWNSGAVEFYKKLRATNATTKINLHSFFMDYKDISRLVTESKEADQ, encoded by the exons ATGGCAACTTTTAAAATCAGGCCAGCTGCAGTTGAAGACTGCGAGGAGATTTTCCGCATGAGCGAG GAACTAAATATTGACGAGAAGCTACCAGGATCCTCGGAGTATGTGACTGTTGAAA GTCTTAAACAAGGCGGCTTTGGAGATGAGAAATTCTTTCATGCAATTGTTGTCGAAACAA TTGAACCAGCAGATGGGTTGCCAAAGAAGAACACGGAAGAGGAATCGACCAATCAGAACTGTTCGACAGACAATTCAACGTTGCCCGATAGTTTGGTGGAAAAAGCAGCGAACCAAAGATCGCGTCTGCTAGGTTACGCTACCTACTCGTTTTGTTTCGGAACCTACGGACCCGGGCGAGTTTTGTTTCTACAGGATATATACGTGGAGAAAGAACATAGACGGAAAGACATCGGGAAGGCTTTGTTTATTGAACTGGCTAAG ATAGCTTTGTCGAAGAGGTGCCAGGAAGTTAATTGGCACGCCTTTTCCTGGAACTCTGGAGCCGTGGAATTCTACAAGAAACTCAGAGCAACAAACGCCACAACGAAAATCAACCTACACAGTTTCTTCATGGACTATAAAGACATATCGAGGCTTGTTACCGAGTCAAAGGAGGCTGACCAGTGA